The following coding sequences are from one Gossypium hirsutum isolate 1008001.06 chromosome A12, Gossypium_hirsutum_v2.1, whole genome shotgun sequence window:
- the LOC107928497 gene encoding cation-chloride cotransporter 1 — protein MDNGDLEGGGGDLAFHGKGGRKYSPVGAHDRAVLEMSSMDPGSSSDSKSCVRKNNAGTLGSLDSDGREGSNPENGGANGPYQEHKLELFGFDSLVSILGLKSMTGEQAPALSSPRDGEDVSITSGQPKPSAVKMGTMMGVFVPCLQSILGIIYYIRFSWIVGMGGIGDALLLVSLCGLCTFLTGISLSAIATNGAMKGGGPYYLIGRALGPEVGVSIGLCFFLGNAVAGALYVLGAVETFLKALPSAGIFTETTTKVNGTVSEPIQSISTHDLQIYGIVVTIILCFIVFGGVKMINRVAPAFLIPVLFSIFCIFIGIFLAKKDDPAPGVTGLSLESFKDNWSSDYKNTNSAGIPDAEGNVHWNFHALVGLFFPAVTGIMAGSNRSASLKDTQRSIPIGTLAATLTTTGLYLVSVLLFGAVATRDKLLTDRLLTATIAWPFPAIIHIGIILSTLGAALQSLTGAPRLLAAISNDDILPVLNYFKVAEGSEPYMATLFTAFICMGCVIIGNLDLITPTVTMFFLLCYSGVNLSCFLLDLLDAPSWRPRWKFHHWSFSLLGASLCIVIMFLISWSFTVVSLALASLIYYYVSIKGKAGDWGDGFKSAYFQLALRSLRSLGANQVHPKNWYPIPLIFCRPWGKLPENVPCHPKLADFANCMKKKGRGMSIFINILDGDYHERAEDAKAACKQLDTYINYKNCEGVAEIVVAPNMSEGFRGVVQTMGLGNLKPNIVVMRYPEIWRRENLKEIPGRFVGIINDCIVANKAVVIVKGLDEWPNEYQRQYGTIDLYWIVRDGGLMLLLSQLLLTKESFESCKIQVFCIAEEGTDAEGLKADVKKFLYDLRMQAEVFVIAIKSWDVQPENGSQPDESKEAFTAAQQRVADYLAEIKETAKKEGTPLMADGKPVIVNEQQVEKFLYTTLKLNSTILRYSRMAAVVLVSLPPPPVSHPAYCYMECMDLLVDNLPRLLMVRGYRRDVVTLFT, from the exons atggACAATGGAGATTTAGAAGGTGGCGGCGGAGACTTAGCCTTTCATGGAAAAGGCGGCCGCAAATATAGCCCGGTCGGGGCTCACGATCGCGCCGTCCTCGAGATGTCTTCCATGGATCCCGGATCTTCCTCCGATTCCAAATCTTGTGTCAG GAAAAATAACGCAGGAACGCTAGGGAGCTTGGATTCTGATGGAAGGGAAGGTTCGAATCCTGAAAATGGAGGAGCCAATGGTCCTTACCAGGAACATAAGTTGGAATTGTTTGGTTTTGATTCTCTTGTGAGTATTCTTGGTCTTAAAAG TATGACAGGAGAGCAAGCTCCTGCACTCTCGAGCCCTAGAGATGGTGAAGATGTTTCCATCACCAGTGGGCAACCAAAG CCTTCTGCTGTCAAAATGGGTACAATGATGGGGGTATTTGTCCCATGCTTGCAAAGTATTTTGGGTATTATCTACTATATCCGGTTTTCTTG GATTGTTGGCATGGGTGGCATTGGTGATGCACTGCTGCTGGTATCACTTTGTGGTCTTTGTACTTTCTTGACAGGAATATCATTGAGTGCTATTGCAACCAATGGTGCAATGAAG GGTGGTGGTCCATATTATCTCATTGGTCGCGCCCTTGGTCCTGAGGTTGGAGTTAGCATTGGATTATGTTTCTTTCTTGGCAATGCAGTTGCAGGAGCTCT TTATGTGTTGGGAGCTGTAGAAACCTTTCTAAAAGCTCTTCCTTCTGCTGGGATTTTTACTG AGACCACTACAAAGGTCAATGGCACAGTCTCAGAACCAATACAAAGTATAAGTACACACGACTTGCAAATTTATGGGATTGTTGTGACTATAATACTTTGCTTTATTGTGTTTGGTGGGGTGAAAATGATCAATAGGGTTGCACCTGCTTTCCTTATACCTGTTTTATTCTCGATATTTTGCATATTCATTGGGATTTTTCTGGCTAAGAAGGATGATCCTGCAC CTGGAGTTACGGGCTTGAGTTTAGAAAGCTTTAAAGATAACTGGAGTTCAGATTATAAGAATACAAATAGTGCTGGGATCCCTGACGCTGAAGGAAATGTGCACTGGAACTTTCA TGCTTTGGTCGGTCTCTTTTTCCCAGCCGTGACAGGAATCATGGCTGGTTCAAATCGGTCCGCCTCACTTAAAGACACCCAGCGTTCTATCCCCATCGGGACGTTGGCTGCCACACTTACTACTACTGGACTCTATTTAGTTTCCGTCTTACTTTTTGGAGCTGTAGCCACCAGAGACAAGCTTTTGACTGACAG GCTACTTACAGCTACAATTGCTTGGCCTTTTCCAGCTATCATTCATATCGGAATTATTCTTTCAACTTTAGGTGCAGCGCTTCAAAGCTTGACTGGTGCCCCTCGCCTTCTCGCAGCAATAAGCAATGATGATATTCTTCCTGTTCTCAATTACTTCAAAGTTGCAGAAGGGAGTGAGCCTTACATGGCTACCCTTTTTACTGCCTTCATCTGTATGGGTTGTGTGATTATTGGGAACCTGGATCTTATCACGCCAACTGTAACCATGTTTTTCCTTCTATGCTATTCTGGTGTGAACTTGTCCTGCTTCCTTCTAGATCTTCTAGATGCTCCCAGTTGGCGTCCTCGATGGAAATTTCATCACTGGAGCTTCTCTCTCCTTGGAGCATCACTTTGTATTG TGATCATGTTCTTGATCTCATGGTCGTTCACTGTAGTGTCTCTGGCCCTTGCAAGCCTGATATATTATTATGTGAGCATTAAAGGAAAAGCTGGGGACTGGGGGGATGGTTTCAAAAGTGCTTATTTTCAACTAGCTCTTCGCAGCCTTAGATCTTTAGGAG CAAACCAAGTTCATCCAAAGAATTGGTATCCCATTCCTCTTATATTCTGCCGGCCTTGGGGTAAGCTGCCAGAAAATGTACCTTGCCATCCAAAACTTGCCGACTTTGCTAACTGCATGAAGAAGAAAGGCCGTGGAATgtccatatttatcaatatacTAGATGGGGACTATCATGAACGTGCTGAAGATGCGAAGGCTGCCTGCAAACAGCTTGATACCTACATTAACTACAAGAATTGTGAAGGTGTTGCAGAAATAGTTGTGGCACCCAATATGAGTGAAGGCTTCCGTGGAGTTGTGCAGACAATGGGTCTCGGCAACCTTAAGCCCAATATTGTAGTGATGCGATACCCAGAAATATGGCGTCGTGAGAACCTAAAAGAAATCCCAGGCAGATTTGTTGGTATAATTAACGACTGTATTGTTGCAAATAAGGCAGTTGTCATTGTCAAGGGCCTGGATGAATGGCCCAATGAGTATCAAAGGCAGTATGGTACCATTGATTTGTATTGGATTGTGAGAGATGGTGGTCTCATGCTTCTTCTGTCACAGCTTCTTCTTACGAAAGAGAGCTTCGAGAGCTGTAAGATTCAGGTCTTCTGCATTGCGGAAGAGGGTACCGATGCAGAGGGCCTCAAGGCTGATGTGAAGAAGTTTCTATATGATCTTCGGATGCAGGCTGAAGTGTTTGTTATAGCGATCAAGTCATGGGATGTACAACCAGAGAATGGATCTCAGCCAGATGAGTCAAAAGAGGCGTTTACCGCTGCTCAGCAACGGGTGGCTGATTACTTGGCAGAAATAAAGGAAACAGCAAAGAAAGAAGGGACCCCATTAATGGCTGATGGAAAGCCTGTAATTGTGAATGAGCAACAAGTGGAGAAGTTTCTATATACAACTTTGAAGCTGAATTCAACGATATTAAGATATTCTAGAATGGCTGCGGTTGTGCTTGTAAGCTTGCCGCCACCTCCTGTGAGCCACCCAGCATACTGCTACATGGAATGCATGGATTTGTTGGTCGATAATTTGCCCAGACTTTTGATGGTAAGAGGGTATCGTAGAGATGTTGTAACTTTATTCACATAG